In one Arenibacter antarcticus genomic region, the following are encoded:
- a CDS encoding PorP/SprF family type IX secretion system membrane protein: MKKNNLLTLLFIVFSLGTYAQEKFVHNLSKVPASLNPSFHAFKDKTRVGVLAEFASQNQGSQSQHKYAFASTAFEEYNFQLGVDLFNNNLNSEGFNYTSAAISYMYRLRLPNDWLFYPGITAGYSNYRYDFNNLTFQDQLNIFTGQISANTIDPITASENIGYLDMGASILMHNDINMLFGLSLKHLNQPKISSKQSENNVNLNTLVSGQFGYELDINKYGQSKLPEFSYLYLFNAVSVQGPNTRLDFYQDITLGNFSIGINEHFNFMENVSFTEVGFATSLTLETFEFGLNYRLPFGAEAKQFIPNSLELFLVFDISRFKERRRSNYSKFY; encoded by the coding sequence ATGAAAAAAAATAATCTTTTAACCCTTCTGTTTATTGTTTTTTCGCTGGGGACTTATGCGCAGGAAAAATTTGTACACAATCTCAGTAAGGTACCCGCCTCTTTAAATCCTAGTTTTCATGCTTTTAAAGATAAGACCAGAGTTGGGGTCTTGGCAGAATTTGCCAGTCAGAACCAAGGCTCCCAATCTCAGCATAAATATGCTTTTGCATCCACCGCTTTTGAAGAGTACAACTTTCAATTGGGGGTAGATTTGTTCAATAACAACCTTAACAGCGAAGGATTTAATTATACCTCGGCGGCCATTAGCTATATGTACCGATTGAGACTACCAAACGATTGGCTGTTCTATCCAGGTATTACAGCAGGCTATAGCAACTATAGGTACGATTTTAACAACCTTACCTTTCAGGATCAGCTCAATATATTTACGGGACAGATCAGTGCCAACACCATTGACCCCATTACGGCGTCGGAAAATATTGGTTATTTGGATATGGGCGCTTCAATTTTAATGCATAACGATATTAATATGCTCTTTGGACTTTCGTTAAAGCATTTAAATCAGCCGAAAATATCCTCAAAACAAAGCGAAAACAACGTCAATTTAAATACGCTTGTCTCCGGGCAATTTGGGTACGAGTTAGACATCAATAAATATGGACAATCCAAATTACCTGAATTTTCTTACCTCTACCTTTTTAATGCGGTTTCCGTTCAAGGCCCCAATACTAGGCTTGATTTTTATCAAGATATAACCTTGGGCAATTTCAGTATCGGCATCAATGAACATTTTAATTTTATGGAGAATGTATCCTTTACGGAAGTAGGATTTGCCACTAGTTTAACCTTGGAGACGTTTGAGTTTGGGTTGAACTACAGATTGCCTTTTGGGGCAGAAGCCAAACAATTTATACCCAATT